From Heteronotia binoei isolate CCM8104 ecotype False Entrance Well chromosome 3, APGP_CSIRO_Hbin_v1, whole genome shotgun sequence, a single genomic window includes:
- the LAMP1 gene encoding lysosome-associated membrane glycoprotein 1, with protein sequence MAAPGGRGLLLLTAVLLGFLQASSTFDVRDGDRTCILANFSVKFTVEYDTKSQKQNASFDLPQNAAVLNNSRCGNKDKSPVLVVGFGKGHSLTLDFGKTPDSYSVKNLTLKYNMSDDAIFPNSTGKEMKEAASDPDMHAGLNTTYTCVHSHRITMPNVTALFKNVTLEAYLASNNYSHKQTSCKEDQTPTTPSTPTTTHVPTTTSLAPTPPSKKPDKGQYNVTGHNGTCLLASMGLQLNVTYNTKNKTKSDLLMNIPLNTTYSGTCDNGSVMLYLFLESARLTFHFVQNASIEKYFLQGININIALPSEATEMRYNVTNNSLSELKATVGKSFKCVAEETIWVSDRAAVNVFDVQIQAFKFEGDKFGAAEECLVDENNMLIPIIVGAALAGLVLIVLIAYLIGRKRSHAGYQTI encoded by the exons ATGGCGGCTCCAGGCGGCCGGGGGCTGCTGCTGTTGACGGCTGTTTTGCTGG GATTTTTACAAGCATCTTCAACATTTGACGTTAGAGATGGTGACAGAACCTGCATATTAGCTAATTTCTCTGTAAAATTCACAGTTGAATATGACACAAAGAGTCAAAAACAG AATGCCAGCTTTGACCTTCCACAGAATGCTGCAGTGCTGAATAACAGTAGGTGTGGTAACAAAGATAAAAGTCCAGTACTTGTAGTTGGATTTGGCAAAGGACATTCATTAACCTTGGATTTTGGGAAGACTCCAGATTCCTACAGTGTCAAAAATCTTACATTGAAATACAACATGTCAGACGATGCCATTTTCCCTAATTCAACAGGAAAAG AAATGAAAGAAGCAGCTTCAGATCCTGATATGCACGCGGGCTTGAATACTACATACACATGTGTACACAGCCACAGAATAACGATGCCAAATGTGACTGCTCTTTTCAAGAATGTTACACTTGAAGCGTACCTTGCAAGCAACAACTACAGTCATAAAC AGACTTCGTGTAAGGAAGATCAAACACCCACAACTCCTTCCACTCCTACAACCACCCATGTACCTACAACTACTAGTCTTGCGCCCACCCCACCTTCTAAAAAACCAGATAAGGGACAATATAATGTAACTGGTCACAATGGTACCTGTTTACTTGCTTCAATGGGTCTGCAACTGAATGTTACTTACAATACAAAAAATAAG ACAAAATCGGATTTGTTGATGAATATTCCATTAAATACTACTTACTCTGGGACCTGTGACAACGGCTCAGTTATGCTGTACTTGTTTCTTGAGAGTGCCAGGCTTACTTTCCATTTTGTGCAG AATGCAAGTATTGAGAAGTACTTCCTGCAAGGCATCAATATAAATATCGCTCTTCCTTCTGAAGCTACAG aaatgaGGTATAATGTAACCAACAACAGCCTGAGTGAACTAAAAGCTACTGTTGGAAAATCTTTCAAGTGTGTTGCAGAGGAGACTATCTGGGTCTCAGACAGAGCTGCTGTCAATGTATTTGATGTTCAGATTCAGGCTTTCAAGTTTGAAGGAGACAAATTTGGAGCAG CGGAAGAATGTCTGGTGGATGAAAACAACATGTTGATCCCCATCATAGTGGGTGCAGCTCTTGCTGGGCTTGTCCTCATAGTGTTGATTGCATATTTAATTGGCAGAAAACGTAGCCATGCTGGTTATCAAACAATCTAA